A genomic region of Saccopteryx bilineata isolate mSacBil1 chromosome 1, mSacBil1_pri_phased_curated, whole genome shotgun sequence contains the following coding sequences:
- the LOC136325957 gene encoding transcription elongation factor A protein-like 1 encodes MDKACQANEEQQAQSTPERDEEQSTPERDVEQSTPERDEEQSTPERDEEQSTPERDEEQSMPERDEEQPQAENSPEEPRPEEPSSEEQSSEEEFFPEDILPELLPDLLPELLGPEYRPSEERLSLHDLFAARPALEQPPCGVGKQKLEEGSFKERLARSRPQFKGDIHGRNLSNEEMIQVAEEMEEMKRVRNKLMIMHWKARRNRPYPM; translated from the coding sequence ATGGACAAAGCCTGCCAAGCAAACGAAGAACAGCAGGCACAGAGCACGCCCGAGAGGGACGAGGAGCAGAGTACGCCCGAGAGGGACGTGGAGCAGAGCACGCCCGAGAGGGACGAGGAGCAGAGCACGCCCGAGAGGGACGAGGAGCAGAGCACGCCCGAGAGGGACGAGGAGCAGAGCATGCCCGAGAGGGACGAGGAGCAGCCGCAGGCGGAGAACTCGCCGGAAGAGCCGCGTCCAGAGGAGCCATCTTCGGAAGAGCAGTCCTCCGAGGAGGAGTTCTTTCCCGAGGACATCCTTCCCGAGCTCCTTCCTGATCTCCTTCCCGAGCTGCTGGGGCCCGAGTATCGCCCCTCGGAGGAGCGCCTTTCTCTGCATGACCTGTTCGCGGCGCGCCCCGCCCTGGAGCAGCCTCCCTGCGGAGTGGGGAAGCAGAAGCTGGAAGAAGGAAGCTTTAAGGAAAGGCTGGCTCGCTCTCGCCCGCAGTTTAAAGGGGACATACACGGCAGAAATTTGAGCAACGAGGAGATGATCCAGGTCGCAGAGGAGATGGAAGAGATGAAAAGAGTGCGAAACAAACTGATGATCATGCACTGGAAGGCGAGACGCAACCGTCCGTATCCTATGTAA